The segment CTCCAGTTTTGGTTTAGATGATAAATCAATAAAAAAAACTGGCAGCAAAGTGCGTTGTTCAAAATGCAAAAACATTTTTCTTGTATATCCCCAGGAAAAAAAAGAAGAACCAGCTAAGGTTAAAAAGGAAGTTTCTAAAAAAATAGAAAAGCCTAAGCCTGAATCAAAAGTTGCTAGAGTTCCCATAAAAAAACAAGACATAGATGATCATGAGCTTGAATTAGATTCTGACCTTGACGAAAATCTTGATCTTGAATTAGATCTTTCTATGATGCCTGATGAAGATGATGAAGACTTTGAAGTAAAGAAACCTAAATCTAAAAAAGAAGCTCCGCCAAAAAAAGAGATTAAACCTCAAAAGGTTGATAAAGAAGATAATGAAGATGATCTTTTAGATTTTGATGAAATTGAAAAAATTTTGGAGTCAGATGAACCTCAAGGAAATGGCGACTTTGATGAGTTAGATTTAGATATGGATGCAGACCTTGATAGTTTGGATTTGAAATTAGATGAAGATGTGGAGTCTGTTTCTGAATTATCAATGTCAGAAGTTCCTGATCTTGATTTAGAGGTTCCCGACATTGATGACTTCGATATTGACGAGCCAGTAGATTCTGACGAAAAAGAAGATGTTGACCTTGAAGGTTTAGACCTGAGGCTTGATTTAGATGATGATGAATATTCTCCTCAATCTGCTCCAGCTAATGATGATGAAGATTTAGATGATTTAAAACTCGAGTTAGATTTAGGTTATGAATCTAAAAAATCAACTCCTCCAAAAAAACAAGAGAAAAAACAGGATAAAAAACAAGAGAAAAAACAACCCGAGCCTGAATTTGAAGATGAAGATGATGGAGAATTTGATTTAGGGCTTGACCTTGAAATGGATGGCGGTTTAGAAGAAACTGCTGATGCCCATTCTAAAGAAGAGGATGGAGATATAGAAGAACTTGAATTTAATCTTGATTTTGGAGAAGATGACGAGGAAATTCCTAAAAAATCTCCAGCAAAGAGTAAAAAAATAGAAGAAGAATTTGAAGAAGACGAAGCTGATTTATCAGATATAGAAGATATGATTTTAGAAGAAAAAGATGAAAAATCTGAAAAATCTGAAAATGAGGAAGAGTTTGAATTAGACCTTGACCTCGAAGAACTTGCTCATAAACCTAAAAAACAAGCTAAACCAGACGCAGTAGTAGAAGAAGAATTGGATTTTTCAGATTTAGAAGATATGCTTGATGAAGAAACAACTCAGGATAAAGACGAAACTCCTGAAGATATTGAATTAGAGTTTGATATTGATTTTGAAGATACATCTTCTAAAAAAGCTCCAGTTAAGTCAAATGATGATGATATTGAACTTGAATTTGAAACTGAGGACATTGAAAAAACGGAAGTTACAAGAGATACAAAAAGGGAAAAAATTGCAGAAACTGTAATAGGACAATCTTCAGACGACGAAGAAGATATTTATGAAGAAGATATTTATGAACCAGAAGTACCTCAAACTTTTTCAAAATCTAAACCTAAAAAAAGTGGATTTTTATTCGTGATTATTTTTATTCTTATAATTGGATGTGCTGCAGCGGGTATATTCCTTTTTAAAGATAAAATTCCGTATATTAAAGATATGGATATCCCATTTTTAGGAGGTTCGAAAGCAGTAATTCAAACGAAAGAAAGTTCAAGTGTAGTAATTGAAAATGTAAAAAATGAGTTTGTTCAAAATGCAAATGCTGGAAAACTTTTTGTTGTATCTGGAACTGTAAAAAATCATTATCCTCATTCAAGGAGCTACATTCAGTTAATGGTTAAGCTTTATTCAACTGATGAGAAAATGATAGATACAAAAGATGAAAAAATGATAGATTCAAAAACAGTTTATTGCGGAAATACTCTAACTGATGATGAATTAAAAACGCTTGATATAAAATTAATAGAAATGAGATTAGGAAAACCCGAAGGCGATAATAATATGGGCTTGAACATTAAGCCAAATGAAAGTATTCCTTTTATGGTGGTATTTTCTCCATCTAAAGAGTTGAAAACATTTAAGCCAGAGATAGTTAATTCTGTTGAAGTAAGGTAATTTTTTAGATTTAAAATTTCGACTTGACTAAAAATTAATAAACTGGTAAAGAAATCGCTTCACTTAAATATCTCGGCGATGTAGCTCAGTTGGTCAGAGCATGCGGCTCATATCCGCAGTGTCCGGGGTTCAAATCCCTGCATCGCCATTCAAAAAATTAAAATTAAGTATTAAAAAGTCAAGCCCCTCCCTTAAAAGAGGGGCTTAGTTGTCTTTACGTTTTA is part of the Desulfobacterales bacterium genome and harbors:
- a CDS encoding zinc-ribbon domain-containing protein: MNINCDKCGSSFGLDDKSIKKTGSKVRCSKCKNIFLVYPQEKKEEPAKVKKEVSKKIEKPKPESKVARVPIKKQDIDDHELELDSDLDENLDLELDLSMMPDEDDEDFEVKKPKSKKEAPPKKEIKPQKVDKEDNEDDLLDFDEIEKILESDEPQGNGDFDELDLDMDADLDSLDLKLDEDVESVSELSMSEVPDLDLEVPDIDDFDIDEPVDSDEKEDVDLEGLDLRLDLDDDEYSPQSAPANDDEDLDDLKLELDLGYESKKSTPPKKQEKKQDKKQEKKQPEPEFEDEDDGEFDLGLDLEMDGGLEETADAHSKEEDGDIEELEFNLDFGEDDEEIPKKSPAKSKKIEEEFEEDEADLSDIEDMILEEKDEKSEKSENEEEFELDLDLEELAHKPKKQAKPDAVVEEELDFSDLEDMLDEETTQDKDETPEDIELEFDIDFEDTSSKKAPVKSNDDDIELEFETEDIEKTEVTRDTKREKIAETVIGQSSDDEEDIYEEDIYEPEVPQTFSKSKPKKSGFLFVIIFILIIGCAAAGIFLFKDKIPYIKDMDIPFLGGSKAVIQTKESSSVVIENVKNEFVQNANAGKLFVVSGTVKNHYPHSRSYIQLMVKLYSTDEKMIDTKDEKMIDSKTVYCGNTLTDDELKTLDIKLIEMRLGKPEGDNNMGLNIKPNESIPFMVVFSPSKELKTFKPEIVNSVEVR